A region of Anolis sagrei isolate rAnoSag1 chromosome 2, rAnoSag1.mat, whole genome shotgun sequence DNA encodes the following proteins:
- the PAIP1 gene encoding polyadenylate-binding protein-interacting protein 1 isoform X1 has protein sequence MSGNGFDRAPGAGRGRGVPLAPESGPRPGGGGGAGHHQEPLRPPKTAPPPARTAAASEQARITPLSENNYSSSAMTKPKVIMAPASISKLSVNAPEFYPSGYTPDFTDSSSEDGNGGYSTLTEYVQDFLNHLAEQPACFETEIAHFSETLNASVTTDEALQELVELIYQQATSVPNFSYMGARLCNYLSHHLTINSQCGNFRQLLLLRCHKEFENKNEAAKGDEAARKRFHAFVLFLAELYLNLEIKGSNGQLTRADILQTGLQELLHTLFSNPVDNNLICAVKLLKLTGSVLEDAWKEKGTSHMDEIIQKIENVVLDANCSRDVKHMLLKLVELRSSNWGRVHIASTYREATPENDPNYFMNEPTFYTSEGVPFTAADPDYQEKYQELLDRQDLFHGCEENGTDLSGTGDLYFDDDDDDDEMDPEIEEAYEKFCLESERKRKQ, from the exons ATGTCTGGCAACGGCTTCGACCGCGCGCCCGGGGCGGGGCGGGGCCGAGGCGTCCCCCTGGCCCCGGAGAGCGGGCCTCGgccgggaggagggggaggggcggGCCACCACCAGGAGCCCCTGAGGCCCCCCAAGACCGCGCCCCCGCCAGCCCGCACCGCCGCCGCCTCAG AACAGGCAAGAATTACACCTTTATCAGAAAATAATTATTCAAGCTCTGCAATGACTAAACCTAAGGTGATTATGGCACCAGCGTCAATATCAAAGCTGTCAGTGAATGCACCTGAATTTTATCCTTCTGGATATACTCCTGATTTTACT GATTCTTCTTCAGAAGACGGGAATGGTGGATATTCAACACTCACGGAATATGTGCAAGACTTTCTAAACCACCTTGCAGAACAGCCAGCTTGTTTTGAAACTGAAATAGCACATTTTTCAGAAACTCTAAATGCTTCTGTTACTACAGATGAAGCATTGCAAGAACTGGTTGAACTCATATACCAACAG gCTACATCTGTTCCAAATTTTTCATATATGGGTGCAAGGCTGTGCAATTACCTCTCTCATCATCTCACCATTAATTCACAATGTGGTAACTTCAGACAGTTATTACTTCTCAG GTGCCACAAAgagtttgaaaataaaaatgaagctGCAAAGGGAGATGAAGCTGCACGAAAAAGATTCCATGCATTTGTGCTATTTTTAGCTGAACTTTATTTAAATCTAGAG attAAAGGAAGTAATGGCCAGCTAACCCGGGCAGATATTCTTCAGACTGGACTTCAAGAATTATTACACACCCTGTTTTCTAATCCTGTGGACAACAATTTAATATGTGCAGTAAAGCTACTAAAA TTGACAGGTTCTGTGCTTGAAGATgcatggaaagaaaaagggacaAGTCATATGGATGAAATTATACAGAAAATTGAAAATGTTGTCTTGGATGCAAATTGCAGCAG AGATGTAAAGCATATGCTTCTGAAACTAGTAGAACTCCGGTCAAGTAACTGGGGAAGGGTACATATAGCTTCAACATACAGGGAAGCAACTCCAGAAAATGATCCCAACTATTTTATG AATGAACCAACATTTTACACATCAGAAGGCGTGCCATTCACGGCAGCAGATCCAG ACTATCAGGAGAAATATCAAGAACTCCTTGACAGGCAGGATTTGTTTCATGGATGTGAAGAAAATGGAACAGATTTGTCAGGAACTGGAGACTT ATATtttgacgacgacgacgatgatgatgagaTGGACCCAGAAATTgaagaagcatatgaaaagtttTGCTTAGAATCAGAACGGAAGCGGAAACAATGA
- the PAIP1 gene encoding polyadenylate-binding protein-interacting protein 1 isoform X2 — protein MSGNGFDRAPGAGRGRGVPLAPESGPRPGGGGGAGHHQEPLRPPKTAPPPARTAAASEQARITPLSENNYSSSAMTKPKVIMAPASISKLSVNAPEFYPSGYTPDFTDSSSEDGNGGYSTLTEYVQDFLNHLAEQPACFETEIAHFSETLNASVTTDEALQELVELIYQQATSVPNFSYMGARLCNYLSHHLTINSQCGNFRQLLLLRCHKEFENKNEAAKGDEAARKRFHAFVLFLAELYLNLEIKGSNGQLTRADILQTGLQELLHTLFSNPVDNNLICAVKLLKLTGSVLEDAWKEKGTSHMDEIIQKIENVVLDANCSRMNQHFTHQKACHSRQQIQTIRRNIKNSLTGRICFMDVKKMEQICQELETYILTTTTMMMRWTQKLKKHMKSFA, from the exons ATGTCTGGCAACGGCTTCGACCGCGCGCCCGGGGCGGGGCGGGGCCGAGGCGTCCCCCTGGCCCCGGAGAGCGGGCCTCGgccgggaggagggggaggggcggGCCACCACCAGGAGCCCCTGAGGCCCCCCAAGACCGCGCCCCCGCCAGCCCGCACCGCCGCCGCCTCAG AACAGGCAAGAATTACACCTTTATCAGAAAATAATTATTCAAGCTCTGCAATGACTAAACCTAAGGTGATTATGGCACCAGCGTCAATATCAAAGCTGTCAGTGAATGCACCTGAATTTTATCCTTCTGGATATACTCCTGATTTTACT GATTCTTCTTCAGAAGACGGGAATGGTGGATATTCAACACTCACGGAATATGTGCAAGACTTTCTAAACCACCTTGCAGAACAGCCAGCTTGTTTTGAAACTGAAATAGCACATTTTTCAGAAACTCTAAATGCTTCTGTTACTACAGATGAAGCATTGCAAGAACTGGTTGAACTCATATACCAACAG gCTACATCTGTTCCAAATTTTTCATATATGGGTGCAAGGCTGTGCAATTACCTCTCTCATCATCTCACCATTAATTCACAATGTGGTAACTTCAGACAGTTATTACTTCTCAG GTGCCACAAAgagtttgaaaataaaaatgaagctGCAAAGGGAGATGAAGCTGCACGAAAAAGATTCCATGCATTTGTGCTATTTTTAGCTGAACTTTATTTAAATCTAGAG attAAAGGAAGTAATGGCCAGCTAACCCGGGCAGATATTCTTCAGACTGGACTTCAAGAATTATTACACACCCTGTTTTCTAATCCTGTGGACAACAATTTAATATGTGCAGTAAAGCTACTAAAA TTGACAGGTTCTGTGCTTGAAGATgcatggaaagaaaaagggacaAGTCATATGGATGAAATTATACAGAAAATTGAAAATGTTGTCTTGGATGCAAATTGCAGCAG AATGAACCAACATTTTACACATCAGAAGGCGTGCCATTCACGGCAGCAGATCCAG ACTATCAGGAGAAATATCAAGAACTCCTTGACAGGCAGGATTTGTTTCATGGATGTGAAGAAAATGGAACAGATTTGTCAGGAACTGGAGACTT ATATtttgacgacgacgacgatgatgatgagaTGGACCCAGAAATTgaagaagcatatgaaaagtttTGCTTAG
- the PAIP1 gene encoding polyadenylate-binding protein-interacting protein 1 isoform X3: MTKPKVIMAPASISKLSVNAPEFYPSGYTPDFTDSSSEDGNGGYSTLTEYVQDFLNHLAEQPACFETEIAHFSETLNASVTTDEALQELVELIYQQATSVPNFSYMGARLCNYLSHHLTINSQCGNFRQLLLLRCHKEFENKNEAAKGDEAARKRFHAFVLFLAELYLNLEIKGSNGQLTRADILQTGLQELLHTLFSNPVDNNLICAVKLLKLTGSVLEDAWKEKGTSHMDEIIQKIENVVLDANCSRDVKHMLLKLVELRSSNWGRVHIASTYREATPENDPNYFMNEPTFYTSEGVPFTAADPDYQEKYQELLDRQDLFHGCEENGTDLSGTGDLYFDDDDDDDEMDPEIEEAYEKFCLESERKRKQ, from the exons ATGACTAAACCTAAGGTGATTATGGCACCAGCGTCAATATCAAAGCTGTCAGTGAATGCACCTGAATTTTATCCTTCTGGATATACTCCTGATTTTACT GATTCTTCTTCAGAAGACGGGAATGGTGGATATTCAACACTCACGGAATATGTGCAAGACTTTCTAAACCACCTTGCAGAACAGCCAGCTTGTTTTGAAACTGAAATAGCACATTTTTCAGAAACTCTAAATGCTTCTGTTACTACAGATGAAGCATTGCAAGAACTGGTTGAACTCATATACCAACAG gCTACATCTGTTCCAAATTTTTCATATATGGGTGCAAGGCTGTGCAATTACCTCTCTCATCATCTCACCATTAATTCACAATGTGGTAACTTCAGACAGTTATTACTTCTCAG GTGCCACAAAgagtttgaaaataaaaatgaagctGCAAAGGGAGATGAAGCTGCACGAAAAAGATTCCATGCATTTGTGCTATTTTTAGCTGAACTTTATTTAAATCTAGAG attAAAGGAAGTAATGGCCAGCTAACCCGGGCAGATATTCTTCAGACTGGACTTCAAGAATTATTACACACCCTGTTTTCTAATCCTGTGGACAACAATTTAATATGTGCAGTAAAGCTACTAAAA TTGACAGGTTCTGTGCTTGAAGATgcatggaaagaaaaagggacaAGTCATATGGATGAAATTATACAGAAAATTGAAAATGTTGTCTTGGATGCAAATTGCAGCAG AGATGTAAAGCATATGCTTCTGAAACTAGTAGAACTCCGGTCAAGTAACTGGGGAAGGGTACATATAGCTTCAACATACAGGGAAGCAACTCCAGAAAATGATCCCAACTATTTTATG AATGAACCAACATTTTACACATCAGAAGGCGTGCCATTCACGGCAGCAGATCCAG ACTATCAGGAGAAATATCAAGAACTCCTTGACAGGCAGGATTTGTTTCATGGATGTGAAGAAAATGGAACAGATTTGTCAGGAACTGGAGACTT ATATtttgacgacgacgacgatgatgatgagaTGGACCCAGAAATTgaagaagcatatgaaaagtttTGCTTAGAATCAGAACGGAAGCGGAAACAATGA